A genome region from Eremothecium cymbalariae DBVPG#7215 chromosome 4, complete sequence includes the following:
- the RAD52 gene encoding recombinase RAD52 (similar to Ashbya gossypii AER306C) — protein MSDDKKGHMGSFEDIQSKLDKRLGPEYISKRIGHGSTRVAYIEGWKAINLANQIFGFNGWSSEVKSVTVDFMDEKQGRFTIGCTAIVRVTLGDGTFREDIGYGTVDNERRKSAAFERAKKSAVTDALKRSLRSFGNALGNCLYDKDFLSRIDKVKFEPPDFDEGNLFRPADEISEVSRSNTVPEHHDGPIVKKRNLVQVAHAQVAAATAASRPSNVRPSTYHTEGAVEDTELPQEEATYAPQRSPTENEHEDLLDDSFMFSDELQDDDLMNIGSVKKPPIASAGMHAPAQIAVHKLSRPTVPGKDVPVAFVTAKAAPNLQNKTPIPTDQMFNPKFQAQSIKHTVDQSTSTHVKVNVLKDKGIDQHRDSFYAKFAPKGKILDSTDTSNTSHSSALAQDHPRLSPSLSLIQDENNTNTSSLPKPTLIELPTPQHAKSNIALPKLPIQRREVGRPKINHPNLRRPSIQQ, from the coding sequence ATGTCAGATGACAAGAAGGGCCATATGGGGAGCTTTGAAGATATTCAGAGCAAGTTAGATAAACGACTTGGGCCGGAGTACATTTCTAAGAGAATTGGGCACGGATCTACGAGAGTTGCTTATATTGAGGGATGGAAAGCCATCAACTTAGCCAATCAGATATTTGGGTTCAACGGATGGTCCAGTGAGGTTAAAAGCGTAACTGTTGATTTCATGGACGAAAAACAAGGACGGTTTACGATTGGGTGTACGGCTATCGTGCGTGTAACTTTAGGTGATGGGACGTTTAGAGAGGATATTGGTTATGGAACTGTGGACAATGAACGTAGGAAGTCAGCTGCATTCGAAAGAGCTAAAAAATCTGCAGTTACAGATGCGTTGAAGCGTAGTTTACGGTCTTTTGGAAATGCTTTGGGCAACTGTTTGTACGATAAAGATTTTCTTTCCAGGATAGATAAGGTAAAATTCGAGCCGCCTGATTTCGATGAGGGGAATCTCTTCAGACCTGCTGATGAGATCAGTGAAGTGTCACGGTCTAATACAGTTCCAGAGCATCATGATGGCCCAATAGTCAAAAAGCGTAATCTAGTACAAGTCGCTCATGCTCAGGTAGCCGCGGCAACTGCAGCCTCGAGGCCAAGTAACGTACGACCAAGTACCTACCATACAGAAGGGGCCGTTGAAGACACAGAATTACCACAAGAGGAAGCTACTTATGCTCCACAGCGATCACCTACCGAAAATGAGCATGAAGATCTTCTGGATGATTCCTTCATGTTCAGCGATGAATTACAAGATGATGATCTAATGAACATCGGTTCGGTGAAAAAACCTCCTATTGCATCAGCTGGTATGCATGCTCCAGCCCAAATAGCTGTTCATAAGTTGTCCAGACCGACAGTCCCTGGAAAGGATGTTCCTGTGGCGTTTGTTACAGCCAAGGCCGCCCCGAATCTGCAGAACAAAACCCCAATCCCCACAGACCAGATGTTCAATCCCAAATTTCAAGCACAGTCCATCAAGCACACTGTGGATCAATCCACATCTACACATGTAAAGGTAAACGTGCTTAAAGATAAGGGCATCGACCAACACAGAGACAGCTTTTATGCGAAATTTGCTCCTAAAGGTAAGATATTGGATTCCACAGATACCTCTAATACCTCCCACTCAAGTGCGCTGGCACAAGATCACCCAAGGTTATCTCCTAGCCTCTCGCTTATACAAGATGAAAACAATACTAACACTTCCAGCCTGCCAAAACCGACACTGATTGAGCTACCCACCCCGCAACACGCAAAGTCTAACATAGCGTTACCGAAACTGCCCATACAAAGAAGAGAGGTCGGTAGACCAAAGATAAACCATCCAAACTTGCGTAGACCGTCTATACAGCAATGA